From Diceros bicornis minor isolate mBicDic1 chromosome 8, mDicBic1.mat.cur, whole genome shotgun sequence, a single genomic window includes:
- the NKX6-1 gene encoding homeobox protein Nkx-6.1, translated as MLAVGAMEGTRQSAFLLSSPPLAALHSMAEMKTPLYPAAYPPLPAGPPSSSSSSSSSSSPSPPLGAHNPGSLKPPAAGGLSSLGSPPQQLSAATPHGINDILSRPSMPVASGAALPSASPSGSSSSSSSSTSASSASAAAAAAAAAAAAASSPAGLLAGLPRFSSLSPPPPPPGLYFSPSAAAVAAVGRYPKPLAELPGRTPIFWPGVMQSPPWRDARLACTPHQGSILLDKDGKRKHTRPTFSGQQIFALEKTFEQTKYLAGPERARLAYSLGMTESQVKVWFQNRRTKWRKKHAAEMATAKKKQDSETERLKGASENEEEDDDYNKPLDPNSDDEKITQLLKKHKSGGGGGGGGGLLLHAAEGEGAS; from the exons ATGTTAGCGGTGGGGGCAATGGAGGGCACCCGGCAGAGCGCGTTCCTGCTCAGCAGCCCGCCCCTGGCCGCCCTGCACAGCATGGCCGAAATGAAGACCCCGCTGTACCCTGCCGCGTACCCCCCACTGCCCGCTGGCCCCCcttcctcctcgtcctcctcgtcctcctcatCGTCGCCCTCCCCGCCTTTGGGCGCCcacaacccaggcagtctgaagCCCCCGGCCGCGGGGGGGCTCTCGTCCCTGGGCAGCCCCCCGCAGCAGCTCTCGGCCGCCACCCCACACGGCATCAACGACATCCTGAGCCGGCCCTCCATGCCCGTGGCCTCAGGGGCCGCCCTGCCCTCCGCCTCGCCCTccggttcctcctcctcctcttcctcgtcCACCTCCGCTTCCTCCGCTTCGGCTGCTGCCGCCGcggccgcggccgccgccgccgccgcctcatcGCCAGCGGGGCTGCTGGCCGGCCTgccccgcttcagcagcctgagcccgccgccgccgccgcccgggctCTACTTCAGCCCCAGCGCCGCTGCCGTGGCCGCCGTGGGTCGGTACCCCAAGCCGCTAGCCGAGCTGCCCGGCCGGACGCCCATCTTCTGGCCAGGAGTGATGCAGAGCCCGCCCTGGAGGGACGCGCGCCTGGCCTGCACCCCTC ATCAAGGATCCATTTTGTTGGACAAAGACGGGAAGAGAAAACACACGAGACCCACcttctcgggccagcagatcttcGCCCTGGAGAAGACTTTCGAACAAACGAAATACTTGGCGGGGCCCGAGAGGGCTCGCTTGGCCTATTCATTGGGGATGACGGAGAGTCAGGTCAAG GTCTGGTTCCAGAACCGCCGGACCAAGTGGAGGAAGAAGCACGCGGCCGAGATGGCCACGGCCAAGAAGAAGCAGGACTCGGAGACCGAACGGCTCAAGGGGGCCTCGGAGAACGAGGAGGAGGACGACGACTACAACAAGCCCCTGGACCCCAACTCGGACGACGAGAAGATCACGCAGCTGCTGAAGAAGCACAagtccggcggcggcggcggcggcggcggcgggctcCTGCTGCACGCGGCCGAGGGCGAGGGCGCGTCCTGA